The following proteins come from a genomic window of Diorhabda carinulata isolate Delta chromosome X, icDioCari1.1, whole genome shotgun sequence:
- the LOC130902507 gene encoding DNA polymerase zeta catalytic subunit isoform X3: MSFLLNNSLYSSSQAIRIVNLDSYMGIPIQGLDVLYSEFRGSSVNQVPVLRLFGSVPTGEKICVHIHGVFPYIYIPYDGVQDANMFMYKIASSIDKAVNISLNQASSNMQHVYKITLVSGIPMYGYHTKGHQFFKIYLYNPLLVRKVTGLLMNASTLGSQYQPHEAHLSFTLQFMIDYNLHGMSNLLLSKIKYRRDSNNMNEINADSELFLPVSVNKSSICQLEGDCLAEDIINRLEVASGNIGANPGIAALWEDEKQRRRNKGMTSQLGHLLELSRIDVSPTKSHMIYKQALEDRLAVFSNEKNFVDKLNASVYPAETPDSTTIRNASLVDSQTSCDSISDLDETVVPAETSVLNLSMDQDAQQLFKILNELEENVKEIEEDSILIQVSKHNDQDIDENEFDFSLSLESVQTPVKMIPERDESDDDLLNTTLIPQVDGGFDEDSKEVSSELTQIPKPKWLRKLLYVKLIKTGKDMPSLEDDFNIRTNFNKNNDGFIEMNKNNGEKINKKRRKLTRKQRVHLRTNFEVKSFKFGIKAMKRRDQLAGIMRKLHEKRNEIILFIIRSRRAKFRIISKNDVKELLPIKSVDVNKTSKVNIISDIIVKIGHYVDPSWHLTIKYPNHCCFLYDYRSGYLPEITRIPRKICCSNRKTNIEGFVKKQMGNRVDFNGKKSTAIDLDDGCRQTKRDTCMSLKYEEGKQNTKSIRKEILENKLGDESGGDFISMTEKLRKQLEIHIRVLKSRTNLKINDEYSNADHRSQILDKLTCFKSQDEFLDQKSEENTNVNDYLIIDNNINDKCKEESVKYEVGSQSKECSSRNRNDDTKCSRKRKNNVRAVSRRSKRLKRCIYEGSLSLDGNVDSDSSEEELLMHKQERSRTPRRKSKYNALPISLQKSQKSPKCSKSSETGVNNDLVSTRKTTENLNQVVRQLFNKHSFQNKTITEEKLICRYESINDRNYITDTSNSSAVFSSDSDNPEITFPNTKSLTIAEKYDKETSYEPKEGCSKILTPQSDTVVTESSNSDYLTPYQHPNLYREGVITIKPKLTAPTVKYISESIDLNRVLYQEPFCSNLEDLTGNVEVGFNVLKVNTNTTMHLQEFDSTINSLNVIRKNKLEEMNLGRINTNSVILSYCKNRDCVITPLKPPPTLQSIENWIEEKKKPVNTPEIRREKIVVRLPASPGGEDDDLELSLTPNSTQTTTKSSESPIPSPTFRESFKKRKRQMRFKKIASQESSIQNSGQISGLTVNISMDKSAENLKTARAIIEHQNLTILAVELHVHTRSDMKPDPKFDSIRAIFYSILNDVPEPNLKGRHRNGIITVNVPILNGLNCDIISVDSEEELIKEFLKLVVYWDPDIFAGYEIELLSWGYLIERGYVLNTDIKPLLSRTKDDRRTRRDDDDSTDLKLAGRIVLDVWRLMRHEISLQSYTFESVAYHLLRKRFAKYSFKDLSFWWEHRTHLYRHRTVKYYLTRVVTILELFDKLDFLGRTSELARLFGIQFFEVLSRGTQFRVESMMLRLAKPLNFIPVSPSVQQRAHMKAPEYIPLVMEPESKLYNDPVIVLDFQSLYPSIIIAYNYCFTTCIGRIECLGKNGPFEFGATQLRVSRNRLRKLLDRNQLNFSPCGVGFVKKEVRDGVLPRMLREILDTRLMVKNSMKENPNDKILQKALHNRQLGLKLIANVTYGYTSANFSGRMPSVEVGDSVVSKGRETLQRAIQTVDNTPEWGARVVYGDTDSLFVLVPGRTKEQAFKIGQEIAETVTNDNPDPIKLKLEKVYLPCILQTKKRYVGYMYESPEQKEPVYQAKGIETVRRDGCPAVSKMLEKCLRILFETKDVSLVKKYVLKQFDKIVAGRVSIQDLTFAKEYRGASGYRPGACVPALELTKKWTSVDPRNEPRSGERVPYVIVNGPPGLPLIRLVKSPRDLIEDSSLKPNVEYYITRVIIPPLNRCFTLLGV, from the exons atgagtTTCCTactaaataattcattatattcTTCATCGCAAGCAATAAGAATAGTGAATTTAGATTCTTATATGGGTATACCGATACAAGGTTTGGACGTATTATATTCTGAATTTAGGGGTTCGTCGGTAAACCAAGTTCCTGTTTTAAGATTATTCGGATCTGTTCCTACAg GTGAAAAAATATGTGTCCACATTCACGGAGTATTTCCTTACATTTATATACCGTATGATGGTGTCCAAGACGCCAATATGTTTATGTATAAAATCGCTTCAAGTATAGATAAAGCTGTGAATATATCTTTGAATCAAGCCTCATCTAATATGCAACATGTATATAAAATTACACTAGTATCTGGGAT aCCAATGTATGGTTATCATACAAAAGgtcatcaatttttcaaaatctatctgtATAATCCGCTATTAGTACGTAAAGTAACCGGTTTATTGATGAATGCAAGCACTCTTGGTAGTCAGTATCAACCACACGAAGCTCATTTATCATTCACACTACAATTTATGATAGATTACAATTTACACGGAATGAGTAACTTGTTACTctcgaaaataaaatatagacgTGATTCTAATAACATGAATGAAATTAACGCCGATTCTGAACTATTTTTACCTGTATCTGTGAATAAATCAAGTATTTGTCAACTAGAAGGTGATTGTTTAGCAGAAGATATAATAAACAG ACTAGAAGTAGCGTCCGGAAATATCGGGGCAAATCCTGGAATAGCAGCTTTATGGGAAGACGAGAAACAAAGACGTAGAAATAAAGGAATGACTTCCCAACTGGGACATTTGTTAGAACTGTCACGAATTGATGTTTCACCTACCAAATCCCATATGATCTATAAACAAGCTTTAGAAGATAGATTAGCGGTGTTTTCGAATGAAAAAAACTTCGTCGACAAATTAAATGCTTCAG TGTATCCTGCAGAAACTCCAGATTCAACCACAATCAGAAATGCTTCTTTAGTAGATTCTCAAACTAGTTGTGATTCTATAAGTGATTTAGACGAAACTGTAGTACCAGCAGAAACTAGCGTCTTAAATTTAAGTATGGATCAAGATGCCCaacaactttttaaaattttaaacgaaTTAG aAGAGAACgttaaagaaattgaagaagattcTATTTTAATTCAAGTTTCTAAACATAACGATCAAGATATTGATGAAAATGAGTTCGATTTCAGTCTATCTTTGGAATCGGTACAGACACCGGTTAAAATGATTCCTGAAAGAGATGAAAGTGATGATGATTTATTGAATACTACGTTAATTCCTCAAGTGGATGGTGGTTTCGATGAg GATTCCAAGGAAGTTTCTTCCGAATTAACACAAATACCTAAACCGAAATGGTTGAGGAAGTTGTTATatgttaaattaattaaaacaggCAAAGATATGCCTAGTTTGGAGGATGATTTCAATATAcgaacaaattttaataaaaacaacgatggatttattgaaatgaataaaaataatggtgaaaaaataaataaaaaacgtcgGAAACTTACAAGGAAGCAACGGGTACATTTAAGAACGAATTTTGAagtgaaaagtttcaaattcgGGATAAAAGCGATGAAAAGACGTGACCAATTGGCAggaataatgagaaaattacaCGAAAAAAGAAATGAGATAATTCTGTTTATAATTAGAAGTAGACGTGCTAAATTCAGGATTATATCGAAGAACGATGTAAAAG AACTGCTTCCAATAAAATCGGTGGATGTAAACAAAACCAGTAAAGTGAATATTATAAGTGatataattgtgaaaattgGTCATTACGTAGATCCTAGTTGGCATCTCACGATCAAGTATCCGAATCATTGTTGTTTTCTCTACGATTACAGAAGCGGATATTTACCTGAAATTACGAGGATCCCGAGGAAAATTTGCTGTTCGAATAGGAAAACCAACATAGAAGgttttgttaaaaaacaaaTGGGAAATAGGGTTGactttaatggaaaaaaatcgacTGCGATTGATTTGGATGATGGATGTCGACAG ACCAAAAGGGATACTTGTATGTCCCTTAAATATGAAGAAGGAAAACAAAACACCAAATCTATTAGAAAGGAAATATTAGAGAATAAATTAGGAGACGAATCTGGAGGAGATTTCATATCGATGACAGAAAAACTAAGAAAGCAACTAGAAATTCACATACGAGTACTCAAATCTCGAAcaaatctgaaaataaatgatgaatattCGAATGCTGATCACCGATCACAAATTTTGGATAAACTCACATGTTTTAAGAGCCAAGATGAATTCTTGGATCAGAAATCTGAGGAAAACACTAACGTTAATGActatttaataattgataataatataaacgATAAATGTAAAGAAGAATCTGTAAAATATGAAGTTGGAAGTCAATCAAAGGAATGTAGTAGTCGAAACAGAAATGACGATACAAAATGTAGTCGTAAGAGGAAAAATAATGTTCgag CGGTTTCCAGAAGATCGAAAAGATTAAAACGTTGCATCTATGAAGGCTCTTTATCGTTAGATGGAAACGTCGATAGTGATTCTTCAGAAGAGGAACTGTTAATGCATAAACAAGAAAGATCCAGAACGCCCAGAAGGAAATCTAAGTATAACGCATTACCGATATCCCTACAGAAATCTCAAAAATCGCCTAAATGTTCAAAATCGTCTGAAACAG GTGTCAATAATGATTTAGTTTCGACAAGAAAAAC aactGAAAATTTAAACCAGGTGGTACGTCAACTTTTCAACAAacattcttttcaaaataaaaccataacagaagaaaaattaatttgcagatacgaatcaatcaacgaTCGAAATTATATTACGGATACATCGAATTCCAGTGCAGTGTTTAGTAGTGACAGTGATAATCCCGAAATAACATTTCCTAACACAAAATCACTAACAATAGCCGAAAAGTACGATAAAGAAACCAGTTATGAACCGAAAGAAGGTTGTTCGAAGATATTAACCCCTCAAAGTGATACGGTGGTAACTGAAAGTTCGAATTCCGATTATTTAACCCCCTATCAACACCCCAATTTGTATAGGGAGGGAGTTATAACGATTAAACCGAAACTAACAGCACCTACAGTGAAATATATATCAGAATCGATTGATTTGAATCGTGTTTTATACCAAGAACCGTTCTGTAGTAACTTAGAAGATCTAACTGGTAACGTAGAAGTTGGTTTTAACGTTTTGAAGGTAAATACCAATACAACGATGCATTTACAAGAATTCGACTCGACTATAAACAGTTTGAACGTCATacgtaaaaataaattggaagaaatgAACTTGGGTAGAATAAACACGAATTCGGTGATACTGAGTTATTGTAAAAACAGAGATTGTGTTATAACTCCATTAAAACCCCCCCCTACTCTACAATCGATCGAAAATTGGatagaagagaagaagaaaccGGTTAATACACCGGAAATTAGAAGAGAAAAAATTGTAGTACGTTTACCAGCGAGTCCAGGTGGAGAAGACGACGATTTGGAATTATCCTTAACGCCGAATTCAACACAAACTACCACTAAATCATCGGAAAGTCCAATACCAAGTCCGACGTTTAGGGAGAGTTTCAAAAAACGCAAAAGACAaatgagatttaaaaaaattgcatcgCAAGAAAGTTCGATACAAAATTCCGGACAAATATCGGGTTTAACGGTGAATATCAGCATGGATAAATCGGCGGAGAATCTAAAAACCGCGAGGGCCATAATAGAACATCAAAATTTAACCATATTAGCCGTGGAATTGCACGTGCACACCAGAAGCGATATGAAACCCGATCCGAAATTCGATTCAATCCGAGCGATTTTTTATTCGATACTGAACGATGTACCGGAACCTAACCTCAAAGGTCGTCACCGTAACGGTATAATAACCGTTAACGTACCGATTTTAAATGGTCTGAACTGCGATATCATCAGCGTGGATTCCGAGGAAGAATTGataaaggaatttttaaaattggtcGTTTATTGGGACCCCGATATATTTGCCGGTTACGAAATCGAATTGTTATCGTGGGGTTATCTGATCGAGAGAGGTTATGTTTTGAATACCGATATCAAACCGTTATTGTCGAGAACGAAGGACGATAGAAGGACTCGACGCGACGACGACGATTCCACCGATCTCAAATTAGCCGGTAGGATCGTCCTGGACGTTTGGAGACTCATGAGACACGAAATAAGTTTGCAGAGTTACACTTTCGAATCGGTCGCTTATCATTTGTTGAGGAAAAGATTCGCTAAATATTCTTTTAAGGATCTTTCGTTTTGGTGGGAACACAGGACGCATTTATATCGACACAGAACCGTTAAATATTATCTGACTAGGGTGGTGACTATCTTGGAGCTGTTCGATAAGTTGGACTTTTTGGGAAGGACCAGTGAGCTGGCTAG gtTATTCGGTATACAATTTTTCGAAGTACTATCTAGAGGTACTCAGTTCAGAGTGGAATCCATGATGCTCAGATTAGCGAAACCGCTTAATTTCATACCGGTATCACCATCGGTACAACAGAGGGCGCATATGAAAGCACCAGAATACATTCCATTGGTTATGGAACCGGAATCGAAACTATACAACGATCCGGTTATAGTTTTGGATTTCCAAAGTTTATACCCATCGATAATAATAGCTTACAACTATTGTTTCACCACCTGTATAGGTCGAATTGAATGTCTAGGAAAAAATGGTCCGTTCGAATTCGGTGCTACCCAATTGAGAGTATCCAGAAACCGATTGAGGAAACTACTCGATAG gaatcaattgaatttttcaccCTGTGGCGTGGGGTTTGTAAAAAAGGAAGTCAGAGACGGTGTGTTACCCAGAATGTTAAGGGAAATATTAGATACAAGACTGATGGTGAAAAATTCCATGAAAGAGAATCCGAACgataaaattcttcaaaaagCTCTACACAACCGACAATTGGGGTTGAAACTTATAGCCAACGTGACGTACGGTTACACATCAGCGAATTTCAGCGGAAGAATGCCATCGGTGGAAGTAGGAGATAGCGTAGTCAGTAAAGGTAGAGAAACATTACAAAGAGCCATACAAACAGTGGATAATACACCGGAATGGGGAGCGAGGGTGGTATACGGAGACACCGATTCCTTATTCGTCTTAGTACCTGGTAGAACGAAAGAACAAGCTTTCAAAATAGGTCAGGAAATAGCCGAAACTGTAACTAACGACAATCCTGATCCTATAAaactaaaattggaaaaagtttACCTACCCTGTATACTACAAACTAAAAAACGTTACGTCGGTTATATGTACGAAAGTCCAGAGCAAAAAGAACCAGTTTATCAAGCTAAAGGTATCGAAACGGTCAGAAGGGATGGTTGTCCCGCGGTTAGTAAg ATGTTGGAGAAATGTTTACGTATACTTTTCGAAACGAAAGACGTTAGTTTAGTGAAGAAGTACGTTTTGAAGCAATTCGACAAGATAGTAGCCGGTCGTGTTAGTATACAAGACTTAACTTTCGCCAAAGAATATCGAGGAGCTTCGGGGTATCGACCAGGAGCTTGCGTTCCAGCTTTGGAACTCACAAA AAAATGGACTTCAGTTGATCCAAGAAATGAACCTAGAAGTGGAGAACGTGTTCCGTATGTTATAGTAAACGGACCACCAGGTTTGCCATTGATCCGTTTAGTTAAAAGTCCTAGAGATCTGATTGAGGATAGTTCATTGAAACCCAACGTGGAATATTACATAACTAGGGTGATAATACCACCATTAAATCGGTGTTTTACTTTATTAGGG gtaTAA